In a genomic window of Roseiflexus castenholzii DSM 13941:
- a CDS encoding response regulator transcription factor — MMPHILIVEDSRTQALRFQLELQRCGARVDVARDGVQGLEYARALHPSAIVLDIDLPGMDGYTLCRRLKQAPDISNVPIIMLTHREDARSAQTGLESGADDYIPKDEFAEQNLIESLRALGVLQRM; from the coding sequence ATGATGCCACACATTCTGATTGTCGAAGATAGTCGAACGCAAGCGTTGCGGTTTCAGCTTGAACTCCAGCGGTGCGGCGCGCGCGTCGATGTCGCGCGTGATGGGGTCCAGGGGTTGGAATACGCCCGCGCATTACATCCGTCCGCTATTGTGCTCGATATCGATCTGCCGGGAATGGACGGCTACACCCTGTGTCGGCGCCTGAAACAGGCGCCGGACATTTCCAATGTGCCGATCATTATGCTGACGCACCGAGAAGATGCGCGCAGCGCGCAGACCGGTCTCGAATCGGGCGCCGATGATTATATTCCCAAGGACGAGTTTGCCGAACAAAATCTCATCGAGTCGCTGCGCGCGCTTGGCGTTTTGCAACGGATGTGA
- a CDS encoding HAMP domain-containing methyl-accepting chemotaxis protein: MKLSIRTKLLGAFGVTLALMVILGIVTLYQMEQMNDRARHLSDNIVPATRTASDMRRIVNRHRSLAAVRIADPRPEQLTRTNVERRELETDMDALLQKYETFIVTDIERDLYNRIRENWTAYVGEIGKGVFGAEDLQAALISFNGLKPLFDQLHQDTTALEQENNRQALEATGIVQEAYHNARATITGLLIGALVISAVIGIALSSVIARNIGRLIDATNAVAQGDLSRVVEAPSGDEIGALAVAYNEMVASLRTSRAAEAEARDAEAKLRQAEIESRRVLEATVAEYLAFTQRIADGDLSRRLEVRQNGALGQLGEGLNAMVASLHAMTLQIQQANAAIASAAAEILAATTQQAASATEQSAAITQTSTTIEEVKAIALQTARQAAQVAQDSQTALQMARQGAKAVEETVNGMGQIRARVESIAQTILSLAEQTQAISAITTTVAELADQSNLLALNAAIEAARAGEQGKSFAVVAQHVRDLAERSKAATVQVREILSDIQRATNAAVMVTEEGTKGVEQGVTLATRAGQVIHQMSGEVESGAQANVQMAAAAQQQTAGMDQIAQAMTSIQQATTQALASTRQAERAAQDLHTLAQSLQKTIAKYRL; the protein is encoded by the coding sequence ATGAAACTCTCGATCCGAACCAAACTCCTCGGCGCTTTCGGTGTCACGCTGGCGCTCATGGTCATTCTTGGCATTGTTACACTCTATCAAATGGAGCAGATGAATGACCGCGCCCGGCATCTGAGCGACAATATTGTGCCCGCCACGCGCACCGCCAGTGATATGCGGCGTATCGTCAACCGTCATCGCAGCCTGGCGGCAGTGCGGATTGCCGATCCGCGCCCGGAACAGTTGACCCGCACGAATGTCGAGCGCCGCGAACTCGAAACCGACATGGATGCGTTGCTGCAAAAGTACGAGACCTTCATCGTCACCGACATTGAACGTGATCTCTATAACCGCATCCGTGAAAACTGGACCGCGTATGTCGGCGAGATCGGCAAGGGCGTCTTTGGCGCCGAAGATTTACAAGCCGCGCTGATCTCTTTCAACGGTCTCAAGCCGTTGTTTGATCAACTGCACCAGGACACAACGGCGCTTGAGCAAGAAAATAACCGTCAGGCGCTCGAAGCGACCGGTATTGTTCAGGAAGCCTATCACAACGCTCGCGCCACAATCACCGGGTTGCTCATCGGTGCGCTGGTGATTTCGGCAGTGATCGGCATCGCGCTTTCATCGGTCATTGCGCGCAATATCGGGCGCCTGATTGATGCGACGAATGCCGTTGCTCAGGGTGATCTGTCGCGCGTAGTCGAGGCGCCCTCCGGCGACGAGATCGGCGCGCTTGCCGTGGCATACAACGAGATGGTCGCCAGTTTGCGCACCAGCCGGGCTGCGGAAGCCGAGGCGCGCGACGCCGAGGCGAAACTGCGCCAGGCGGAAATCGAGAGTCGGCGGGTACTGGAAGCAACTGTTGCCGAGTACCTGGCATTCACCCAACGCATCGCCGACGGCGATCTCTCCCGGCGTCTGGAGGTGCGTCAGAACGGTGCGCTTGGTCAACTGGGAGAAGGGTTGAATGCCATGGTTGCCAGCCTGCACGCCATGACCCTCCAGATTCAGCAGGCGAATGCCGCCATCGCCTCGGCCGCCGCCGAAATCCTTGCCGCCACTACGCAGCAGGCGGCGTCGGCGACCGAACAATCCGCTGCCATTACGCAGACATCGACGACCATCGAAGAGGTGAAGGCGATTGCGCTCCAGACGGCGCGCCAGGCGGCGCAGGTGGCGCAGGACAGTCAGACGGCGCTTCAGATGGCGCGCCAGGGCGCAAAAGCAGTGGAGGAGACGGTCAACGGCATGGGACAGATCCGCGCGCGGGTGGAAAGCATCGCGCAGACGATCCTCTCGTTGGCGGAACAGACGCAGGCGATCAGTGCCATTACCACCACCGTCGCCGAACTGGCGGATCAGTCGAATCTGCTGGCGCTGAACGCGGCGATTGAAGCGGCGCGCGCCGGGGAGCAGGGTAAGAGTTTTGCCGTCGTTGCGCAGCACGTGCGCGATCTGGCGGAACGCTCTAAGGCGGCGACCGTGCAGGTGCGCGAGATTTTGAGCGACATTCAGCGCGCCACCAATGCGGCGGTTATGGTGACAGAAGAAGGGACAAAGGGCGTTGAGCAGGGTGTGACCCTGGCAACCCGCGCCGGTCAGGTGATCCATCAGATGTCCGGCGAAGTCGAGAGCGGCGCGCAGGCGAATGTGCAGATGGCTGCCGCAGCGCAACAGCAAACCGCAGGGATGGATCAGATCGCCCAGGCGATGACTTCAATCCAACAGGCGACGACGCAGGCGCTGGCGAGTACGCGACAGGCGGAACGCGCGGCGCAAGACCTGCATACGCTTGCGCAGTCGTTGCAGAAGACAATTGCGAAGTATCGGCTGTAG
- a CDS encoding chemotaxis protein CheW — translation METHDLRTFQSNSEWRATLEARARALATQEVVERTADGALLIQFRLGDGRYALPAHYAREIQPLRAYTPLFGVPPFIVGLVNIHGRLYTCIDLRPLLDLPGAPPTPGSFLIIIQGSGAEAALLADSVVGMVTDALDASPAPVMASSAATSWIRGVDRDLSIVIDPIALLTDPRLIVDHQAAA, via the coding sequence ATGGAAACGCACGATCTTCGAACCTTTCAGTCGAACTCTGAGTGGCGCGCGACTCTGGAAGCGCGCGCGCGCGCGTTGGCGACGCAGGAAGTCGTCGAACGTACTGCCGACGGCGCGCTTCTGATCCAGTTTCGACTCGGCGATGGACGTTATGCGCTGCCGGCGCACTATGCCCGCGAAATCCAGCCACTCAGAGCGTACACACCCCTCTTCGGCGTGCCGCCGTTTATCGTCGGTCTGGTTAACATCCACGGACGCCTGTACACCTGCATCGATCTGCGACCGCTGCTCGATCTGCCGGGCGCTCCTCCGACACCCGGTTCTTTCTTGATCATCATCCAGGGCAGTGGCGCAGAGGCGGCGTTGCTGGCGGACAGTGTCGTGGGAATGGTCACCGACGCGCTCGACGCGAGTCCTGCGCCGGTGATGGCGTCGAGTGCTGCCACTTCCTGGATTCGTGGCGTGGACCGCGATCTGTCTATCGTCATCGATCCTATTGCGCTTCTGACCGATCCCCGCCTGATCGTTGATCATCAGGCAGCCGCCTGA
- the sucC gene encoding ADP-forming succinate--CoA ligase subunit beta, producing the protein MKLHEYQARDILARYGVPVTGGGVATTPAEARAIAEQIGGRVVVKAQVFVGGRGKAGGVKLADTPEQAEQVAGQILGMNIKGLTVEKVLVAEAITYEREIYLGAIMDRASRRIVMMASAEGGVEIEEVARTNPEAIVKVAAHPMLGLLDFQARDLAYGIGLTDAKQARQFAQIATALYRAYMDVDASLAEINPLVVRADGSLQALDSKIVLDDSGLFRHPDLEAMRDASDEPEAEQRAREAGITYIKLDGDIGCMVNGAGLAMATMDVIKLYGGEPANFLDIGGGASKEKVKTALQIILSDPNVKAVMFNIFGGITRVDEVAKGIVAALSEVQTNVPMIARLVGTNEEEGRRILAESALIPAATLAEAAEKAVHAARAG; encoded by the coding sequence ATGAAGCTGCACGAGTACCAGGCGCGCGATATTCTGGCGCGCTACGGCGTACCGGTGACGGGCGGCGGCGTTGCGACAACGCCGGCGGAGGCGCGCGCGATTGCCGAACAGATCGGCGGGCGGGTCGTGGTCAAGGCGCAGGTGTTCGTTGGCGGGCGCGGCAAGGCAGGTGGTGTCAAACTCGCCGATACCCCCGAACAGGCGGAGCAGGTTGCCGGTCAAATCCTGGGGATGAATATCAAGGGATTGACCGTCGAGAAGGTGCTGGTTGCCGAAGCCATCACCTACGAGCGTGAAATCTATCTGGGCGCGATTATGGACCGCGCCTCGCGGCGGATCGTCATGATGGCGTCGGCGGAAGGTGGCGTCGAAATCGAGGAAGTTGCCAGAACCAACCCGGAGGCAATCGTCAAAGTGGCAGCGCATCCGATGCTGGGGCTGCTCGATTTCCAGGCGCGCGATCTCGCCTACGGTATTGGGTTGACCGACGCGAAACAGGCGCGTCAATTCGCGCAGATTGCCACGGCGCTCTACCGCGCTTACATGGATGTCGATGCGTCGCTGGCGGAGATTAATCCGCTCGTGGTGCGCGCCGATGGTTCGTTGCAGGCGCTCGACTCGAAGATTGTGCTCGACGACAGCGGTCTCTTCCGCCATCCCGACCTTGAGGCGATGCGCGATGCATCGGATGAGCCGGAAGCCGAGCAGCGCGCCCGTGAGGCAGGTATCACCTATATCAAACTCGACGGCGACATCGGATGCATGGTGAACGGCGCCGGGTTGGCGATGGCGACGATGGATGTCATCAAACTATACGGCGGCGAGCCTGCCAACTTCCTCGACATCGGCGGTGGTGCAAGCAAGGAGAAGGTCAAGACTGCTCTTCAGATCATCCTCTCCGATCCGAACGTCAAAGCAGTCATGTTCAATATCTTCGGCGGCATCACTCGTGTCGACGAAGTGGCGAAGGGCATCGTCGCTGCACTGTCGGAGGTTCAGACCAACGTGCCCATGATTGCCCGGTTGGTCGGCACGAACGAAGAAGAAGGGCGACGCATCCTGGCGGAGTCGGCGTTGATTCCGGCAGCGACGCTGGCGGAAGCGGCAGAGAAAGCCGTCCACGCCGCGCGCGCAGGGTGA
- a CDS encoding hybrid sensor histidine kinase/response regulator: protein METDDDILAQVFAAFCEEQAEHRAAIASLLLELEQHPDHPDAREMIDRLFRAAHSLKGSARAAGLPGIEQIAHAIEDMFALLRQQQMHVTSAWCDPIYAALDVIGSLVDQAIARQPSDDALVDETVRRLRANLTQTLDHTPPTTLAGDASHHLNAAAPASGSALPPTGGEMSTIRLAIETLDTLLSDVGELMTGVMRIREQVRRIQDLSRLSVRWRRLWSQVRPLVAHYQANGDALRPVVRHLETTPVFDEQQSGLRHERDLQALAGALSQAAMLIDDLEGRLTAYARDLAADQSMLSTVTDRLHTQIRRTRMIPLRTIFQPLRLVARDVSRSAGKPVDVMFDDGGAEADRQVLDALREVLTHLLRNAIDHGIEDAPIRQQRGKPERGQVRVTAAVEGDWLTIEVADDGNGLDDDAIRRRALESGVLTVTDLERFSPADIHSLIFLPGFSTRSAANHLSGRGVGLDIAHSHVERMQGRIQVQSMPGVGCRFVLSVPVSLTSAHGLLVKLEQQVYAVPLESIHHIVSVSPSDVHRLEGRTVVLIDGRPVALVHLADVVGAGEGRYLFPDGVTRRHALVLGGGGERMIACVIDGIEGEQELVVHRLPFPLKRVQFVATAAILPNGTVAPILDTVDLVRAALGVRRAADVAVSGADAQHRTPQIVVVDDSLTTRMLEKNILEAAGYQVHLATDGMEALDVLHRLAANGGCDLVISDIDMPRLNGFELTEKLRVSERFKHLPIVLVTSLDAPEHRERGVAVGADAYIVKRAFDQQTLLETIARLI from the coding sequence ATGGAAACCGATGACGACATTCTAGCGCAGGTGTTCGCTGCCTTCTGTGAGGAACAGGCAGAGCATCGCGCGGCAATTGCGTCGTTGTTGCTCGAGTTGGAGCAGCATCCCGACCATCCTGACGCTCGCGAGATGATTGATCGTCTGTTCCGCGCGGCGCATAGTCTTAAGGGGAGCGCCCGCGCCGCCGGTTTGCCCGGCATTGAGCAGATTGCGCACGCAATTGAGGATATGTTCGCCCTCCTTCGCCAACAGCAGATGCATGTTACCTCTGCATGGTGCGATCCGATCTACGCCGCGCTGGATGTCATCGGCAGTCTGGTCGATCAAGCCATTGCGCGCCAACCATCGGACGACGCGCTTGTCGATGAGACAGTGCGCCGCTTGCGCGCCAACCTGACGCAGACGCTGGACCATACGCCCCCCACGACTCTGGCGGGTGATGCGAGCCATCACCTCAATGCGGCGGCGCCGGCTTCCGGTTCTGCCCTGCCGCCGACTGGCGGCGAGATGAGCACGATTCGACTTGCGATTGAGACGCTTGATACACTGCTCAGTGATGTCGGTGAACTGATGACCGGCGTGATGCGCATTCGCGAGCAGGTTCGGCGCATTCAGGATCTCAGCCGACTGTCGGTGCGCTGGAGGCGACTCTGGAGTCAGGTTCGTCCGCTCGTTGCCCATTACCAGGCGAACGGCGATGCGCTTCGTCCCGTTGTGCGCCACCTGGAAACGACCCCGGTCTTCGATGAGCAGCAGAGCGGGTTGCGTCATGAGCGCGATCTTCAGGCGCTGGCGGGCGCGCTGAGTCAGGCGGCGATGCTGATTGATGATCTTGAGGGGCGCCTGACGGCCTATGCCCGCGACCTTGCTGCTGACCAGTCGATGCTGAGCACGGTCACCGACCGCCTGCACACGCAGATTCGGCGCACCCGCATGATACCATTGCGGACGATATTTCAACCATTGCGCCTGGTTGCGCGCGATGTCAGTCGCAGTGCCGGAAAGCCTGTCGATGTCATGTTTGATGATGGCGGCGCCGAAGCCGACCGTCAGGTGCTTGATGCCCTGCGTGAGGTGCTGACGCACCTGCTGCGCAATGCGATTGATCATGGGATCGAGGATGCGCCCATCCGGCAGCAACGCGGCAAACCGGAACGGGGTCAGGTGCGGGTGACCGCCGCTGTCGAAGGCGACTGGCTGACTATCGAGGTTGCCGACGATGGCAATGGTCTCGATGATGACGCCATCCGGCGTCGCGCCCTCGAATCGGGAGTGCTGACCGTCACCGACCTTGAACGTTTCAGTCCTGCGGATATCCACAGCCTGATCTTCCTGCCGGGTTTTTCAACACGCTCCGCTGCCAATCATCTGTCGGGGCGGGGGGTTGGACTCGATATTGCCCATTCACACGTTGAGCGAATGCAGGGTCGGATTCAGGTTCAGAGCATGCCCGGCGTCGGCTGCCGCTTTGTCCTGAGCGTTCCGGTTTCGTTGACCAGCGCCCATGGCCTGCTGGTAAAACTGGAACAGCAGGTCTACGCCGTGCCGCTGGAGTCGATCCACCATATCGTGTCGGTCAGTCCAAGCGATGTCCATAGGCTCGAAGGGCGAACGGTCGTGCTGATCGATGGTCGTCCGGTTGCGCTCGTGCATCTGGCGGACGTGGTTGGCGCGGGAGAGGGGCGTTACCTGTTCCCGGATGGTGTCACGCGGCGGCATGCGCTGGTGTTGGGAGGCGGGGGTGAACGCATGATCGCGTGTGTGATCGATGGCATCGAAGGTGAGCAAGAACTGGTTGTGCATCGCCTGCCCTTCCCGTTGAAACGGGTGCAGTTTGTGGCGACGGCGGCCATCCTTCCCAATGGAACCGTCGCGCCGATTCTGGATACGGTCGATCTGGTGCGGGCTGCGCTGGGTGTGCGCCGCGCAGCGGACGTTGCCGTGTCGGGCGCCGATGCGCAGCATCGCACACCGCAGATCGTCGTTGTTGACGACTCGCTGACCACCCGGATGCTGGAAAAGAATATCCTCGAAGCAGCCGGCTATCAGGTGCATCTGGCGACCGATGGCATGGAAGCGCTGGATGTGCTGCACCGCCTGGCAGCGAACGGTGGGTGCGATCTGGTGATCAGCGATATCGATATGCCACGGTTGAACGGTTTTGAGTTGACCGAGAAACTGCGCGTGAGCGAACGATTCAAACACCTGCCGATTGTGCTGGTGACGTCGCTCGACGCGCCGGAGCACCGCGAACGTGGGGTCGCCGTCGGCGCAGACGCCTACATCGTTAAGCGTGCATTCGATCAGCAAACGCTGCTGGAGACCATCGCGCGCCTGATTTAG
- a CDS encoding PspC domain-containing protein, whose product METRTLRRIRGERILGGVAAGVAHALNIDPVFVRLGFLFLALINGFGTLLYLAMWLLIPAEDSREIDPRAQIRENVADMRAVIEEYVARVRSMFAA is encoded by the coding sequence ATGGAAACTCGCACACTTCGACGCATTCGCGGTGAACGCATTCTGGGAGGCGTCGCCGCAGGGGTGGCGCACGCGCTGAACATCGACCCGGTGTTCGTGCGCCTGGGGTTCCTGTTTCTGGCGCTGATCAACGGCTTTGGCACGCTGCTCTACCTGGCGATGTGGCTCTTGATCCCCGCCGAAGATAGCCGTGAAATCGACCCTCGCGCGCAGATCCGCGAGAATGTCGCCGACATGCGCGCCGTCATCGAAGAATATGTTGCGCGTGTGCGCAGCATGTTTGCGGCGTAG
- a CDS encoding thiolase family protein, translating to MPNPNDIVIIGAARTPIGKFQSMFRTIPATELGAHAVRAAVARAAVDPALVDECIMGNVVSAGLGQAPARQAALRGGLPESVGALTINKVCGSGLKAVMLAAALIRSGEASLIVAGGMESMTRAPYLLPQARGGYRLGNAELIDALIYDGLWCAFEHHHMGHAADWTARTYGITREQQDMYAVESQARAIAAQDAGAFADEIAPFPLPGGETFATDEPPRRGVSMATLSKLAPAFSPDGTVTAGNAPGLTDGAAALVVTSAQRAADLGARPLARLIGAAQAAVAPREVFTAPVYAIRRLLTQTATTLDDYDLFEINEAFAAQVVQNIRALNLDGDRLNVHGGAIALGHPIGASGARVLVTLIHALIRRGGGRGIAALCLGGGEAVAVAVETVL from the coding sequence ATGCCCAACCCAAACGACATCGTCATTATTGGCGCAGCGCGCACGCCGATCGGCAAGTTTCAGAGCATGTTCCGCACCATTCCTGCCACCGAACTCGGAGCGCATGCCGTGCGCGCCGCTGTTGCGCGCGCCGCCGTCGATCCGGCGCTGGTCGATGAGTGTATTATGGGAAATGTGGTGAGCGCCGGGCTTGGTCAGGCGCCCGCCCGTCAGGCGGCGCTGCGCGGCGGTCTGCCCGAGTCGGTCGGCGCCCTGACGATCAATAAGGTCTGCGGCAGCGGTCTCAAGGCGGTGATGCTGGCTGCCGCCCTCATTCGCTCCGGCGAAGCGTCGCTCATCGTGGCTGGCGGCATGGAAAGCATGACCCGCGCGCCCTACCTGCTGCCACAGGCGCGCGGCGGCTATCGCCTGGGCAATGCCGAACTGATCGATGCGCTCATTTACGATGGCTTATGGTGCGCCTTTGAGCACCACCATATGGGGCATGCCGCCGACTGGACGGCGCGCACCTACGGGATCACCCGCGAACAGCAGGATATGTACGCCGTCGAATCGCAGGCGCGCGCTATCGCCGCACAGGATGCCGGGGCGTTTGCCGATGAAATCGCCCCGTTTCCATTGCCGGGCGGTGAGACCTTTGCCACCGACGAACCGCCGCGTCGCGGCGTGTCCATGGCGACCCTCAGCAAACTGGCGCCCGCCTTTTCGCCCGACGGAACGGTGACTGCGGGAAACGCTCCTGGGCTGACCGACGGGGCAGCTGCGCTGGTCGTCACCAGCGCGCAGCGTGCAGCCGACCTCGGCGCGCGTCCGTTGGCGCGGTTGATCGGCGCAGCGCAGGCGGCAGTTGCGCCACGCGAGGTTTTTACGGCGCCGGTGTACGCCATTCGTCGCCTGCTGACGCAAACGGCGACCACGCTCGACGATTACGATCTCTTCGAGATCAACGAAGCGTTCGCGGCGCAGGTCGTTCAGAATATTCGTGCACTGAACCTCGACGGCGACCGGCTGAATGTTCACGGTGGCGCAATTGCCCTGGGGCATCCAATTGGCGCCAGCGGCGCGCGCGTTCTGGTGACGCTCATCCACGCCCTGATCCGACGCGGCGGTGGGCGCGGAATCGCTGCGCTCTGTCTGGGTGGAGGCGAAGCCGTGGCAGTGGCGGTGGAAACGGTGTTGTGA